A genomic region of Branchiostoma lanceolatum isolate klBraLanc5 chromosome 4, klBraLanc5.hap2, whole genome shotgun sequence contains the following coding sequences:
- the LOC136432042 gene encoding cytochrome P450 2U1-like, producing MASYVPFDWQGLGAVLTFVSSVSSLAADTFFGKGKKKTKLPAGPPGYPLIGNLTSLGASPHLKLTEWRRDYGDIYRIRMGLQDAVVINGYDAIREALVKKGDRLSDRPYMYVLHELSCGGKGIGFASYNDEYKNRRKAMVSILRRFGMGKGFMEEQIHEEVLELKKNFAEHAASGEAFDPSPLLGCSVLNVICSMILGARFEQDDPLFHRLVALMDRTVAAMGPSQILNVFPWLRFVPGLGQTGSDVIGCAEEIREFLSGVIREQRSQLNNNDDVSFVQSLEAALKDDDQVTMIMQDLFIGGAETTTTTLRWALLYLALHPEVQENMQTELDREVGRERRPSLTDKPRLPYTEAAILEIQRVRTIAPLSIPHAASQDVELRGYHIPAGTQVLVNLWSVHMDPAHWTDPDRFDPTRFLNEQGKVIRPEQFLPFSIGRRQCPGEQLAKTELFLFLTTLLQHFTFELPGGAPPSTEGVMGISLSPSSYKIRVRPRE from the exons ATGGCTTCGTATGTACCGTTCGACTGGCAGGGGCTCGGCGCTGTCCTCACGTTCGTCAGCTCAGTCAGCTCTCTGGCTGCCGACACGTTCTTCGggaaaggcaagaagaagacGAAGCTGCCGGCGGGGCCTCCTGGCTACCCGCTGATCGGCAACCTCACAAGTCTGGGCGCGAGTCCGCACCTGAAGCTCACGGAGTGGCGGAGAGACTACGGCGACATCTACCGGATACGTATGGGGCTGCAGGACGCGGTGGTCATCAACGGGTACGACGCCATCCGAGAGGCGCTCGTGAAGAAGGGAGACAGGCTGTCCGACCGGCCGTACATGTACGTTCTTCATGAGCTAAGCTGTGGCGGGAAAG GCATTGGATTCGCCAGCTACAATGACGAGTACAAGAACAGGCGGAAGGCCATGGTGTCGATCCTCAGGCGGTTCGGAATGGGGAAAGGATTCATGGAGGAACAGATTCACG AGGAAGTGCTGGAACTGAAAAAGAACTTCGCAGAGCATGCGGCCAGCGGAGAAGCGTTCGACCCGTCGCCTCTGCTGGGCTGCTCGGTGCTGAACGTGATCTGCTCCATGATCCTCGGCGCGCGGTTCGAGCAGGACGATCCGCTGTTCCACCGCCTGGTGGCGCTCATGGACCGAACCGTGGCCGCCATGGGACCCAGTCAG ATCCTGAACGTGTTTCCATGGCTACGGTTCGTTCCTGGCCTGGGCCagaccggaagtgacgtcatcggGTGCGCTGAGGAGATCCGGGAGTTCCTGTCCGGAGTAATCCGTGAGCAGAGGAGCCAGCTCAACAACAACGATGACGTCAGCTTCGTGCAGAGTCTGGAGGCGGCTCTGAAGGACGACGACCAGGTCACCATGATTATGCAAG ATCTGTTCATAGGCGGCGCTGAGACAACCACCACCACGCTGCGCTGGGCCCTGCTGTACCTCGCCCTCCACCccgag GTGCAGGAGAACATGCAGACCGAGCTGGACCGGGAGGTCGGGCGGGAGAGGAGGCCGTCCCTCACCGACAAGCCGCGCCTGCCCTACACGGAGGCCGCCATCCTGGAGATCCAGCGGGTCCGCACCATCGCGCCCCTCAGCATCCCGCACGCCGCCTCGCAGGACGTGGAGCTCCGCGGGTACCACATTCCCGCAGGCACACAG GTGCTGGTGAACCTGTGGTCCGTCCACATGGACCCGGCACACTGGACCGACCCGGACAGGTTCGACCCCACCAGGTTCCTGAACGAACAGGGGAAGGTAATCAGACCCGAGCAGTTCCTCCCCTTCTCCATTG GTCGTCGACAGTGCCCAGGAGAGCAACTGGCCAAAACCGAGCTGTTTCTCTTCCTCACCACTCTACTGCAGCACTTCACGTTCGAGCTGCCAGGGGGCGCACCGCCCAGCACCGAAGGCGTCATGGGCATATCCCTATCGCCGTCGTCCTACAAAATCCGTGTTCGCCCACGTGAATAG